The DNA sequence CGGCGGACAATGATGCCTTCCACGTGGTCACGCTCTATGAAGAATCCCCCGGCATCGCCCTGCCCAAGGACAGTGAACTGACCTTGTTAGATACTGTGACGCCGGAGGATATTGCGGGGGAGATCCTCAACTACTCCGGCGCGGAGGTGGCGAAGGTGCGCGAGGGGTTGCAGGTCGTCGCCGCCAACGTCGGCGTACTCATTGCCCCCCGCCCGCTCATCAAAGTCCTCTCCCGCAAGCAGATCGAACACCGCGACTACCTCGCCGATGACGTGCCCCCCACCTCGATTGCCTTGGTGTGGCGCAAGGATGATGACAACGAGGCGATTCAAGATTTCGTCGGCATTGCCAAGGGGCGCACCGCCAATTCCTCCCGCCAGGCCACACCCAAACGCAGCGCCCGGGAGAAAACCCTCGCCAAGCAGCAACGGCGCGGGCAGGTGCCCGCAAAGAAGAAGGCGCCCACCCGCGGTGGGCGACGCGGGCGTCGATAAGCAGTGATGGGTAGTGATAGGTAGTGATAGGTAATGTCACCTAAACTTCATCTTCCACCCATGTAATTTCCACGTCGGGGCGTTAATCTGGGGTCAACCGAGCGGCAGTGAGCTCGGCGGAAAGTGCCACTGACCAGGCGATGGGGAGAACACCGACCATGTTCGAATCGACCACCACCAACTACTTCAGCGACGAGCAGCTCGACCACCACACGTCCGTAACCACCCGCACTTACGTCATAGACACTTCCGTGTTGTTGTCGGACCCGTGGGCG is a window from the Corynebacterium testudinoris genome containing:
- a CDS encoding type 2 periplasmic-binding domain-containing protein, whose product is MLTLSFVTGTEPGKWFERFRERTSHGELRTLDSEDPLTELVDARASLALLRLPDARLAADNDAFHVVTLYEESPGIALPKDSELTLLDTVTPEDIAGEILNYSGAEVAKVREGLQVVAANVGVLIAPRPLIKVLSRKQIEHRDYLADDVPPTSIALVWRKDDDNEAIQDFVGIAKGRTANSSRQATPKRSAREKTLAKQQRRGQVPAKKKAPTRGGRRGRR